A single region of the Triticum dicoccoides isolate Atlit2015 ecotype Zavitan chromosome 2B, WEW_v2.0, whole genome shotgun sequence genome encodes:
- the LOC119365200 gene encoding uncharacterized protein LOC119365200, whose amino-acid sequence MSDVYKKAKPGRLVFKGGEAATLRKPKKQKKNKKPADDVPADADAEAAAAAAATEGAEAGGDYTIDAAKRMKYEELFPVETRKFGYDPSNAARTSRDRTVEQALDDRVRKKADRYCK is encoded by the coding sequence ATGTCGGACGTTTACAAGAAAGCCAAGCCCGGCCGCCTCGTCTTCAAGGGCGGCGAGGCCGCCACCCTCCGCAAgcccaagaagcaaaagaagaacaagaagcccGCCGACGATGTCCCCGCCGACGCCGACGCTgaagccgccgctgccgctgcggcCACGGAGGGTGCCGAAGCCGGAGGCGACTACACCATCGACGCGGCGAAGCGGATGAAGTACGAGGAGCTGTTCCCCGTGGAGACGAGGAAGTTCGGGTACGACCCGTCCAACGCCGCCCGCACCTCCCGCGACCGCACCGTCGAGCAGGCCCTCGACGACCGCGTGAGGAAGAAGGCCGACCGCTACTGCAAGTGA